One genomic region from Pyramidobacter piscolens W5455 encodes:
- a CDS encoding V0D/AC39 family V-type ATPase subunit, which produces MSSAAGEEANYEYVNGRLRARTRDFLPVQAVAELACADLKGVERSLLDTVYGPLYRREFMLTEMPLALKLENLISASARQRFSELKRWGKGSVRLLTSALSIQSDLENGQLFLRALRSGRNDYEPSMPGCGELSAEFWRQMARAGGDREQIDELCRYDPTVLSNVLSDAVKELDASGRLWEAEWLYMKGSFDWAASVLKRCRDSNGAAVLRCLGYLIDLWNLRVWLGFHYGSGMQDEAVHFLEGGSLPLERLLFAKSYKALLRGSFWRSRGAEPDERSLFELERQYLLWQMTLRREDPLGVQVIISYRARLFCEWRNLTTIVSGLQSGLDRAALQSVLFIGR; this is translated from the coding sequence GTGTCATCCGCAGCCGGGGAAGAAGCTAATTACGAATACGTCAACGGCCGCCTGCGCGCCCGCACGCGGGACTTCCTCCCCGTGCAGGCGGTGGCAGAACTTGCCTGCGCAGATCTGAAAGGCGTGGAACGTTCTCTGCTCGACACCGTTTACGGTCCGTTGTACCGTCGCGAGTTCATGCTGACGGAGATGCCTTTGGCGCTGAAGCTGGAGAACCTGATCTCCGCTTCCGCCCGGCAGCGTTTCAGCGAACTGAAACGCTGGGGCAAAGGCTCGGTGCGCCTGCTCACGTCGGCGCTTTCGATCCAGTCGGATCTGGAAAACGGCCAGCTTTTTTTGCGCGCGCTTCGATCGGGGCGAAACGATTACGAACCGAGTATGCCGGGCTGCGGCGAACTGAGCGCTGAGTTCTGGCGTCAAATGGCCAGAGCCGGCGGCGACCGGGAACAGATCGATGAACTGTGCCGTTATGACCCGACCGTGCTGTCCAACGTGCTCAGCGACGCCGTGAAGGAACTCGACGCTTCCGGTCGGCTGTGGGAGGCCGAATGGCTCTACATGAAAGGATCTTTCGACTGGGCAGCCAGCGTGCTGAAACGGTGCCGGGATTCGAACGGAGCGGCTGTGTTGCGGTGTCTCGGCTATCTGATCGACCTGTGGAATCTGCGCGTCTGGCTGGGGTTCCATTATGGATCCGGCATGCAGGACGAAGCGGTGCATTTTCTCGAAGGCGGCTCGCTGCCGCTGGAACGGCTGCTTTTCGCCAAAAGTTACAAGGCGCTGCTGCGCGGCTCGTTTTGGCGCTCTCGTGGAGCGGAGCCCGACGAACGTTCGTTGTTCGAGCTGGAACGACAATATCTGCTCTGGCAGATGACGCTGCGTCGCGAAGACCCGTTGGGCGTACAGGTGATCATCTCCTATCGGGCGCGCCTGTTCTGCGAGTGGCGCAACCTGACGACCATCGTTTCCGGACTGCAGAGCGGGCTGGACCGAGCGGCGCTGCAAAGCGTGCTGTTCATCGGCCGTTAG